A single region of the Vanessa atalanta chromosome Z, ilVanAtal1.2, whole genome shotgun sequence genome encodes:
- the LOC125075780 gene encoding protein bric-a-brac 1-like isoform X4 yields the protein MPAEEESAAMDGREAADGSPQQFCLRWNNYQTNLANCFDQLLQTESFVDVTLACEGQSLKAHKVVLSACSPYFQTLFMDNPCRHPIIIMRDIKYCDLKAVVDFMYRGEINVSQDQITALLKVAETLKIRGLTDVSGEHAVLRAGGGLEARAGKRPGSREGDSPGGASAKARRRSAERSPAGSPRVSPAGAGAPADLLHAPPDAPNAPALHVDDVDIRPGIAEMIREEERVSKV from the coding sequence ATGCCGGCCGAGGAGGAATCCGCGGCGATGGACGGCCGGGAAGCCGCCGACGGCTCGCCCCAGCAGTTCTGTCTCCGATGGAATAATTATCAGACGAATCTCGCCAATTGCTTCGATCAGCTGCTCCAGACCGAGTCCTTCGTGGACGTCACGCTCGCCTGCGAGGGTCAGAGCCTGAAGGCGCACAAAGTGGTGCTCTCGGCATGCAGCCCCTACTTCCAGACCCTGTTCATGGACAACCCCTGCCGGCACCCGATCATAATAATGCGCGATATTAAGTACTGCGACCTGAAGGCGGTGGTAGATTTCATGTACCGTGGAGAGATCAACGTGTCGCAAGATCAGATCACCGCGCTGTTGAAGGTAGCCGAGACCCTGAAGATCAGGGGTCTGACGGATGTGAGCGGTGAGCACGCCGTGCTGCGGGCGGGCGGCGGTCTGGAAGCCCGCGCTGGAAAGCGGCCTGGCAGCCGCGAGGGCGATTCCCCAGGCGGCGCCTCGGCTAAAGCTCGTCGGCGATCGGCGGAGCGCAGCCCGGCGGGCAGCCCGCGCGTGTCGCCCGCCGGTGCCGGCGCGCCCGCTGACTTGCTGCACGCGCCGCCCGACGCGCCCAACGCGCCCGCGCTGCACGTCGACGACGTGGACATCCGCCCCGGCATCGCCGAGATGATCCGCGAGGAGGAACGG